TCCACGTGAAGACAAGAACATCGGGTACTTACGCGAAGATTATATCGCCACTCTTCTAAATCAAATGAGCAACGAACGAATTTCGGAGCTGCTTCAAAAAGGAAATCCTCCTTTTATTTCCGGAGGCATTCAAATTGGAGGTTTTGTTAGAGGCTACGATGTTGCCTCAATTTCTGCGACTGCCAATCCAAACAAAGAAGACGAAAGCCTGAAAGCAATTTATACTGAAGCTCAACGAATCGTTCGCCATGGTTTTACCGAGGGGGAACTTAACCGCGCCAAAGTAAATCTGCTTACTTCTATGGAAAGTGCCTACAAACAACGCGACAAAATTAGCAACGATCAATATATTAGTGGTATTCAAAACTATTTCCTGGAAGGCGAACCGCTTACTGATGCCGAATTCGACTGGCAATTCGGACAGGCCATTTTGGAGACTATTACGCTGGCCGATGTAAATAAACTGGCTACTGATATGATCGTTGACAAAAATCGTGTAATGATTATAACCGGCCCTAATACTGGTGCAAAACACCTCACGCAAGACGAAGCTTTTGCTGTTTTGGCCGAGGTTGAAAATTCAACTATCGATCCGTACGAAGATACAGCTGAAGCAGCTTCATTGGTTGAAGGTGAATTACCGGGAGCAGAAGTTGTTTCAACTAAAAAACTTGATGACCTTGACGCTGTAGAATGGAAACTGAGCAATAACGCCACAGTGGTATTTAAACATGCCGACTACGAAAAGGATCAAGTTACACTGCGCGCTTACAGTCCGGGTGGAAACTCGCTGTTGGGCACCGACGATCTTCAGGCTGCCACAATGCTACCACAGTTCATCGGTTCGTTTGGTGTTGGCGATTTTGATGCCATTGCCTTACGCAAAGTATTAACCGGGAAAACAGCATCTGTAGCAACCAGTCTGGGAGATCTTACCGAAGGATTTAACGGAAGCAGTACGCCAAAAGATTTTGAAACAATGATGCAGTTGCTTTACCTGCAATTCAATAATCCGCGTTTTGACGAAGAAGCCTACGAAGCCTTAAAAAGCCGCTACGTTGCCTACCTGCAAAATATGGCCAATAATCCGCAAAAGATTATGAGCGATTCGATGAGTTTGATTGCAACCGGTTATAACGAGCGCACAAAACTAATGTCGGCAACGATGTTCGACGAGATCACTTTTGCACAAATGGAAGACCTGTACCAGGACCGTTTTAAAGATGCCGGTGACTTTACTTTCTTTATCGTTGGGAACATCGACGAAGAAGTAGCAAAGGAAATGGCCGTTAAATACATCGGGTCGTTAAAAGACCTGCCGGGCGAAGAAAAGTGGGTTGACCACAAAGTAAGAATGCCGGAAGGTACCACCGAAAAGAAAATAGAGGTGCCGTTACAAACGGAAAAAGGGACGGTTTATATTCTTGTCCGTAAAGAATTGGCTTATACACCCGTAAGCAATGTTGAGCTGGATGTTTTAAAGGCTATCCTGCAATTGCGTTACACCGAAGAAGTACGCGAAAAAGAAGGCGGAACTTATGGTGTTGGTGTTGGCTCTTCA
The nucleotide sequence above comes from uncultured Draconibacterium sp.. Encoded proteins:
- a CDS encoding insulinase family protein translates to MKRIVLSMLAFLLVAPIFVSAQDMLKQAVPVDPAIRTGKLENGMTYFIRHNEEPKERVSFYMIQNVGALLENDNQNGLAHFLEHMAFNGTKHYPGKGFLDYLEKNGVAFGRNINAYTAFNETVYNLSDVPATREGLIDSCLLVLNDWSNYLLLTDEEIDLERGVISEEWRTRRNASFRMRSQWFPVVFEGSKWAERDVIGDLDIIKNFDPETLRSFYHDWYRTDLQAIAIVGDIDVDQVEAKVKDLFSKIPAVENEQPRPKFEIPEHDETKFVLATDEEATNSSISIYIKHKATPREDKNIGYLREDYIATLLNQMSNERISELLQKGNPPFISGGIQIGGFVRGYDVASISATANPNKEDESLKAIYTEAQRIVRHGFTEGELNRAKVNLLTSMESAYKQRDKISNDQYISGIQNYFLEGEPLTDAEFDWQFGQAILETITLADVNKLATDMIVDKNRVMIITGPNTGAKHLTQDEAFAVLAEVENSTIDPYEDTAEAASLVEGELPGAEVVSTKKLDDLDAVEWKLSNNATVVFKHADYEKDQVTLRAYSPGGNSLLGTDDLQAATMLPQFIGSFGVGDFDAIALRKVLTGKTASVATSLGDLTEGFNGSSTPKDFETMMQLLYLQFNNPRFDEEAYEALKSRYVAYLQNMANNPQKIMSDSMSLIATGYNERTKLMSATMFDEITFAQMEDLYQDRFKDAGDFTFFIVGNIDEEVAKEMAVKYIGSLKDLPGEEKWVDHKVRMPEGTTEKKIEVPLQTEKGTVYILVRKELAYTPVSNVELDVLKAILQLRYTEEVREKEGGTYGVGVGSSSNQYPYERKTLQMSFDTDPEKADHLKSIIFREIDKIVSDGPTQEDLDKVILNMKKERAQAKEHNGYWMNALYNKYYHGFNPDAEENFDAILDGLTTAQIQKFTKAFYTDADVVDIVFLPKKAE